Part of the Thiohalophilus sp. genome is shown below.
TTTACGGGCTGCAAGTGCAGGATGATCAAGCCGCGGGTGATGTAGGTGGACGGCAACAGGGCCAAATCCGTCCATAACTGTCCATCCGTCCGGTAATCCCAGATGCCGTCAGTACGCCAGATCAACTGTTTTGTCTGCTGACTGTCCCGGTAATGGCGCCACACCTGCCACAGCAGACTGGCCGCCACCGCCGCGAGCAACACAAAATGCAGGCCCGCCGGCAAGGTCAGCGGCTGTAACAACGCCGCGCCGGCCAGCGCGTGCAGTACAATCAGATAGATCAGTAAATAGCGGGAGGGCGTCGGCTCAAGTTCCAGCCGTGTTTCGAATTTGTTCTGCCACATCGGCCACATCCTTGTCGTGCGGGACACCGTGTCCCAGCAAATAGTCCAGTAATTGTTGATCAGGGTACGTCAGCAGTGTTGCCAGGGCGAGTCGCTGTTGTTGGGTCAAACGGAAGAAGTGATTTTCCACAAACGGTTGCAGCATCAGATCCAGTTCCAGCATACCGCGCCGGCATTGCCAGTAAATACGGGATTGCTCCTGTTTGCTGTCCGTCAGTGCATTCATGATCAGAACATATCCTTGACCATCATCTTCTTGATGTTGTTAATCGCTTCGGTAGGATTGAGTCCCTTTGGGCAGACACTGGTACAGTTCATTATGGTATGACAACGAAACAGCCGGAAGGGGCCTTCCAGTTCCTCGAGCCGTTGCGTCCGGGCCTGATCCCGACTGTCGGCCAAAAAGCGATAAGCTTGTAACAACGCCGCCGGGCCCCGGAACTTGTCCGGGTTCCACCAGAACGAGGGGCATTGGGTCGTGCAGCAGCCACAGAGAATGCATTCATACAGGCCGTCGAGCTTTTCCCGCTCCTCGGGCGTCTGCCGGTATTCCACCTCCGGCTCGGGATCGTCGACGATAAGATACGGCTTGACCGCCCGGTAATGGGAAAAGAACTGATCCATGTCCACCACCAGGTCCCGGATCACCGGCATGCCCGGCACCGGCCGCACCACCACCGGCTCCTTCAGCTCCGCCAGCGGCGTCAGACAACCCAGCGCATTGGTCCCGTTAATATTGAGCGCATCGGAGCCGCACACCCCTTCCCCGCAGGAGTGACGAAACACCAGTGTCTCGTCCTGCTCTTTAAGCTTGAGCAGGGCATCCCGCAGCATCATCCCCGGACGCGCCTCCAGTTCGAACTCCTGGATCCAGGGATCCTGGCCGCTTTCGGGATCGTATCGATAGATTTGAAATCGCATCGTGTCAGATCATCAAGGTTATTGAGTTACATTAACAGTATAACTCTAGCCTGGTCTTTATCACTTTTCGAAAAGGGCCGAAGGACGCGTGACGAGGGCCGAGGACCGAGGAAAATCGGCTCACAATCGGGTAGGAGCGCCTTCGGCGCGACAGGCCGTGCAACACGGATAAGTCTGTCGCGGCGCAGCCGCTCCTACGAATTCAGGTCTTCCTCCCTCGTCACGCGTCCCTCGGCCCTTTTCCTGGTACCTGGCCCCTGGTCTCTAGTCCCTGATTAATAGACCCGCTCCTTCGGCGGAAACGAGTCAACTGTCAACGGTTTCAACGTCACCGGCTTGTAATCCAGGCGATGTTGTTCCTTATAGTATAGCGAATGTTTCAGCCAGCGCTGATCGTCCCGGTCGGGATGATCGACCCGCGAATGCGCGCCGCGACTCTCCTGGCGTCCCAGCGCCGAGGCCACGGTGGCAATCGCAATATCCATCAGGTTTTCCAGCTCCAGGGCTTCAATCCGCGCGGTATTGAAGATTTTGCTGTGATCCTTGAGACGCACATCCTGCAGTCGCTGTTCCAGCTGCAATACCTTGTCGAGTCCCTGTTGCAAAACCTCTTCGCTGCGAAATACCCCGCAGTAGTTCTCCATGGTGGTTTGCAATTCCTTTTTCAAAGCCGGAACCGACTCCCCCTCGCCTTTTTGTTCCCAACGCCGCAGGTGCGCCATGGCCTGCTTGACACTGTCGTTGTCCAGTGGCCGGTGATAGCGATTATCGTTCAGGTAGTCGATGATGTCATTGCCGGCAGCCCGACCGAACACCACGATATCCAGCAGCGAGTTGCCACCGAGGCGGTTGGCGCCATGGACCGACACACAGGCGCATTCGCCCACTGCATACAGCCCCGGGATCGACTCCTGACCCTGTGCCACCGGCACGATCACCCGGCCATGGCGATCGGTGGGGATCCCGCCCATCGTGTAATGCGCCGTGGGAAACACCGGAATCGCCTCCTCGGCCGGATCGATGTGCAGGAAGGTTTTCACCGTGTCGCAGATCCCCGGCAGACGCTTGTACAGCACCTCGCGGCCCAGATGATCCAGTTTCAGCAGCACATGTTCCCCATCGGCACCGCAGCCGCGCCCTTCACGCACTTCGGTGGAAATCGCCCGGCTGACCACATCACGGCTGGCCAGATCGCGGGCATGGGGGGCATAGCGCTCCATGAATCGCTCGCCGTCCTTATTAATCAGGTAGCCTCCCTCACCCCGGGCCCCTTCAGTGATCAACATCCCGCGCCCGGCAATGCCGGTCGGATGGAACTGGAAGAACTCCATATCCTGGACCGGTATTCCGGCCCGCAACGCCATCGCCAGTCCATCGCCGGTATTGATATGCGCGTTGGTGTTGGTGCGAAACAACTGCCCCGCCCCGCCGGTGGCCAGCAGGGTGGTCTTGGCCTCGATCAGCAGGGGCTCACCGGTTTCGATCTCCAGCACCAGGGCGCCGAGAATAAAGCCTTCATCATCCTTGATCAGATCAATGGCGAAGTACTCGTCGAAAAAATGGGTCTTGGCGCGAATGTTCTGCTGATAGAGGGTATGCAAAATGGCATGACCGGTGCGATCCGCCGCCGCGCAGGTGCGCGCGGCCTGATCGCCACCGAAGTTCTGACTCTGGCCGCCAAATGGGCGCTGGTAGATCTTGCCGTTATCCAGCCGGCTGAAAGGCACGCCGGCATGTTCCAGCTCTACCACCAGATTCGAGGCCGAGCGGCACATATATTCGATAGCATCCTGATCGCCGAGATAATCGCTGCCCTTGACCGTGTCGTACATGTGCCAGTGCCAGCTGTCGGGCAACACATTGGCCAGTGCCGCATTCATGCCGCCCTGGGCCGCCACCGTGTGCGAACGGGTGGGAAAAACTTTCGAGACCACGGCCACACTGGCTTCGGCCTGGGACAGTTGCAGCGCCGCACGCAAGCCACCACCACCGGCGCCGATCACCAGGGTATCGAATTGTCGTTTTGCAATTGTCATAACGCGACTACCGAAATCAGAATCCACATCGACCAGATACCCAGTGCCAACAAAATCACCAGCAAACAGACCAGAAGCGTAAAGCGCCAGGCCAGCGAGTGAACATAGTCCACCAGAATATCCCGCACCCCAACCCCGGCATGAAACAACAACGCCAGAATAAAGATGGTGGTCGCCACATTGATTGCCGGGTGCGCCAGTAATGCGCGCCAGCTGGCATAATCCAGCGGCGCGTTGACGGCGTAGGTGATCAGAGCCGCGGCAATAAACAGTGTCATATACACGGAGGTCAGCCGCTGCCATAGCCAGGCCCGCAAGCCCTGTCCGTGGAGACTCACAGCAACACTCCCAGCAGCAGTGCGGCCAACACCAGTGCGGCCAGTGCCAGCACCAGCCAGGCACTGGCGCGCGCGGGCGCAAGGCGCATGCCGATATCCAGATCCAGCAATAAAAAGCGAACCCCGGAGAATAGATGGGAAAACAACGCCCAGAGAACGAGCAAAGACAGCAGGCGGATCCAGCCGCATTGCAGAATCTCACTGACCCGTTCAAAACCCTGTTCGCTGTGCAGGGACAAAGAGAACAGAAAGACCACAAACGGCAGCGACAACACCAGCACGGCGCCACTGACGCGGTGCGCAAACGACACGACCCCCATCACGGGCAGATGAATCCTGAACAGGTTAAGAAATTTTGGCCGTACGTTTTTTGTTGTCATTATTGCCAGTTTAGTCGTTTCAGGCGCAACGTCCAGCTATACAAATTCAGCGACGCTCTCGAACTTATGAAGATGCAGTGAGAAATGTTACTATCCGTTATCTGCCAACACATATCAAGCGGGTGAATGGTCAAGTTATGAACAGTGAATGGCAAACATTTCTGGCGCAACAACAGGCCAGCATCGCAGACGATCAGGTCAGTGACTTTGGTGCGCCGCAGGATGAGCTGAGCGCGGCCGACTCGGCCACGGTGATCGCCGATCTCTCCCATCAGGGGATAATTAGCGCCACCGGCAGCGACACCGAGAGCTTCCTGCAGGGACAGTTCACCAACGATGTCCAGCAGGTCACGCCCGAACAGAGCCAGCTGACCGCCTATTGCAGCCCCAAGGGGCGTATGCTCGCCAGCATGCGTCTGTTTCGCCGTGGCGATCACTATTGCCTGACCCTGCCCCGCCCGCTTCTCGAGCCGACGCTCAAACGGCTGCGCATGTTCGTGCTGCGCAGCAACGTGACCCTGGAGGACGCCAGTGATGCGCTGGCCCGTTTCGGTATCGCCGGTCCCGACGCCGAAACGCTGCTCGGCGCCCACCTGCCCGGGCTGCCGGCAGCGGTCGATGAAGTTGTGCAACATCAGGCGTTGACCGTGATCCGTATCCCCGGCACGCAGGCCCGGTTCGAGATTCACGGCCCGGCCGAACAATTAATAGAGCTGTGGCAGGCGCTCCACAATGGCGGCGCGATCCCGGTCGGCTATCCGGCCTGGAGCTGGCTGGATATCATCGCCGGCGTCCCCAGTCTGGACACCGACACCACCGACGCCTTCGTCCCGCAAATGGCCAACCTGCACAGCCTCGGCGGCATCAGCTTCAAAAAGGGCTGCTACACCGGCCAGGAAGTGGTCGCGCGCATGCACTACCTGGGCACCCTCAAGCGCCGCATGTACCGCGCCCACGTCAACCTCGACACCCCGCCCGCCCCCGGCGAACCCCTCTACAGCGCCGACAGCGAGAGCAGCGCCGGTAAAGTGGTCCTTGCCCAGCCCGCACCCAACGGCGGCGTCGATCTGCTCGCCGTGCTGCAAATCAGCAGCGCCGAGGCCGGCCCGATCCACCTGGGCCAGCCCAACGGCCCGCAACTGGAATTTCAGGAACTGCCCTACAGCGTGGCGCTGGAGACCGGCTAGGCTTTCTTACTTAGCGACAATAAAAAACGAAGAGATCGTTCAAAATTCAATCCCTTCGTCACCATTTTTACAATGTTAAATTCTGAATGTTAAATTTTGAATTGAGTGGTATCGGAGTAATTCAAAATTCATAACTCAACATTCAGAATTGTCTTTTCATCCTCTGCGCCTCCGCGTCTCTGCGACCTCCGCGTTTTTTTAACCTACGCCAAAAAGTGGTAAAACTTAGCC
Proteins encoded:
- a CDS encoding protein YgfX; translated protein: MWQNKFETRLELEPTPSRYLLIYLIVLHALAGAALLQPLTLPAGLHFVLLAAVAASLLWQVWRHYRDSQQTKQLIWRTDGIWDYRTDGQLWTDLALLPSTYITRGLIILHLQPVNGRRLYIVLLPDSLSRAQWHLLWLRLRYASPSGQGRVTSDE
- a CDS encoding folate-binding protein YgfZ, producing MNSEWQTFLAQQQASIADDQVSDFGAPQDELSAADSATVIADLSHQGIISATGSDTESFLQGQFTNDVQQVTPEQSQLTAYCSPKGRMLASMRLFRRGDHYCLTLPRPLLEPTLKRLRMFVLRSNVTLEDASDALARFGIAGPDAETLLGAHLPGLPAAVDEVVQHQALTVIRIPGTQARFEIHGPAEQLIELWQALHNGGAIPVGYPAWSWLDIIAGVPSLDTDTTDAFVPQMANLHSLGGISFKKGCYTGQEVVARMHYLGTLKRRMYRAHVNLDTPPAPGEPLYSADSESSAGKVVLAQPAPNGGVDLLAVLQISSAEAGPIHLGQPNGPQLEFQELPYSVALETG
- a CDS encoding succinate dehydrogenase iron-sulfur subunit, producing the protein MRFQIYRYDPESGQDPWIQEFELEARPGMMLRDALLKLKEQDETLVFRHSCGEGVCGSDALNINGTNALGCLTPLAELKEPVVVRPVPGMPVIRDLVVDMDQFFSHYRAVKPYLIVDDPEPEVEYRQTPEEREKLDGLYECILCGCCTTQCPSFWWNPDKFRGPAALLQAYRFLADSRDQARTQRLEELEGPFRLFRCHTIMNCTSVCPKGLNPTEAINNIKKMMVKDMF
- the sdhC gene encoding succinate dehydrogenase, cytochrome b556 subunit, whose product is MTTKNVRPKFLNLFRIHLPVMGVVSFAHRVSGAVLVLSLPFVVFLFSLSLHSEQGFERVSEILQCGWIRLLSLLVLWALFSHLFSGVRFLLLDLDIGMRLAPARASAWLVLALAALVLAALLLGVLL
- the sdhD gene encoding succinate dehydrogenase, hydrophobic membrane anchor protein, whose product is MSLHGQGLRAWLWQRLTSVYMTLFIAAALITYAVNAPLDYASWRALLAHPAINVATTIFILALLFHAGVGVRDILVDYVHSLAWRFTLLVCLLVILLALGIWSMWILISVVAL
- a CDS encoding succinate dehydrogenase assembly factor 2; the encoded protein is MNALTDSKQEQSRIYWQCRRGMLELDLMLQPFVENHFFRLTQQQRLALATLLTYPDQQLLDYLLGHGVPHDKDVADVAEQIRNTAGT
- the sdhA gene encoding succinate dehydrogenase flavoprotein subunit, with the protein product MTIAKRQFDTLVIGAGGGGLRAALQLSQAEASVAVVSKVFPTRSHTVAAQGGMNAALANVLPDSWHWHMYDTVKGSDYLGDQDAIEYMCRSASNLVVELEHAGVPFSRLDNGKIYQRPFGGQSQNFGGDQAARTCAAADRTGHAILHTLYQQNIRAKTHFFDEYFAIDLIKDDEGFILGALVLEIETGEPLLIEAKTTLLATGGAGQLFRTNTNAHINTGDGLAMALRAGIPVQDMEFFQFHPTGIAGRGMLITEGARGEGGYLINKDGERFMERYAPHARDLASRDVVSRAISTEVREGRGCGADGEHVLLKLDHLGREVLYKRLPGICDTVKTFLHIDPAEEAIPVFPTAHYTMGGIPTDRHGRVIVPVAQGQESIPGLYAVGECACVSVHGANRLGGNSLLDIVVFGRAAGNDIIDYLNDNRYHRPLDNDSVKQAMAHLRRWEQKGEGESVPALKKELQTTMENYCGVFRSEEVLQQGLDKVLQLEQRLQDVRLKDHSKIFNTARIEALELENLMDIAIATVASALGRQESRGAHSRVDHPDRDDQRWLKHSLYYKEQHRLDYKPVTLKPLTVDSFPPKERVY